One genomic segment of Helianthus annuus cultivar XRQ/B chromosome 14, HanXRQr2.0-SUNRISE, whole genome shotgun sequence includes these proteins:
- the LOC110907113 gene encoding putative F-box/LRR-repeat protein 23, which translates to MPSTSIPKQEERNWLDLPSDVTANILNRIGMVDILENAQKVCTAWRKICKDPPMWRVINMNDIPIFGAKLSRVEMCEHAVDRSQGQLVDITIVFLYDAELLLYVADRSSQLRRLEMAHKFFIGKLISVALMKFPLLEELNLYEITISKEEIETVGRYCPMLKTFKVNKRGYEGSLTRYNEIAIAIGQNLPGIRHLELIGNRMTNVGLRVILDNCHHLETLDLRECFYIDLKGDLGKQCSKQIKYLKLPNDSLEDYPYIYAIESEYYEDNYYYADPYDT; encoded by the exons ATGCCCTCGACATCGATTCCGAAGCAAGAAGAAAGGAATTGGCTGGATCTCCCATCCGATGTAACGGCCAATATACTTAACAGGATTGGTATGGTTGACATACTTGAGAACGCGCAGAAAGTGTGCACTGCTTGGCGTAAGATTTGCAAGGACCCTCCCATGTGGAGGGTTATCAATATGAACGACATACCAATATTTGGTGCAAAACTTTCACGTGTTGAAATGTGTGAGCATGCTGTGGATAGAAGCCAAGGCCAGTTAGTTGATATCACCATTGTTTTTCTTTATGATGCTGAACTTCTTCTATATGTTGCTGATAG ATCAAGTCAGCTCAGACGGCTTGAAATGGCACATAAATTTTTCATTGGAAAGTTGATTTCAGTTGCTTTGATGAAATTTCCGTTGTTGGAGGAACTAAACCTTTACGAGATAACAATCTCAAAAGAAGAGATTGAAACTGTTGGCCGTTATTGCCCCATGCTAAAAACATTCAAAGTGAATAAAAGAGGATATGAAGGGTCTTTAACGAGATATAATGAGATAGCCATAGCTATTGGACAAAACCTGCCTGGGATAAGGCACCTTGAACTCATTGGAAACAGGATGACCAATGTTGGGTTGCGTGTGATTCTCGATAACTGTCATCACCTTGAAACACTTGACTTGCGTGAATGCTTTTACATTGATCTTAAGGGAGATCTAGGGAAACAATGTTCTAAACAGATTAAATATCTTAAACTTCCCAATGATTCTCTTGAAGACTACCCTTATATTTATGCAATAGAGAGTGAGTATTATGAGGATAACTATTACTACGCTGATCCCTATGATACTTAA